The following are encoded in a window of Arctopsyche grandis isolate Sample6627 chromosome 2, ASM5162203v2, whole genome shotgun sequence genomic DNA:
- the LOC143922829 gene encoding intraflagellar transport protein 122 homolog, whose translation MRTVPKWINKIHEAEKTEYSCVQSLCYSPDGTQMIVAASERVMVYDPQDGSLIRLLRGHKDTVYCVAYAKDGRKFASGGADKIVIIWTSKLEGVLKYSHNEPLQCLAYNPITHQLTSCAVSDIAFWSNEVKAVQKHRVNGSGRITCCSWSLDGQLLAVGLSNGFVSIRDKNCEERLKISREGCPVWSVLWTESALLVGDWSETLSFYNASGQQVMKDRPIGLMPVCLNRLGELILVCGVKGWIITTLEGVPVLKNSQQWVWSIEHCDNTNTIALGCLDGTLWCYQIVFNKVHGLYHEKYAYRENLTDVIIHHLTSGTKVKIKCHDKVQKIAIYKHRLAVQLPERIVIYEQSDTDGMLYRVKEKIPQKAECSLLVATSSALLLCQDAKLVMIGGKNLASWNVPASIKFVKVTTVQNKEALLLGLANGEIWKVDLDEASMEVLVTIESAIRCFDLSSSKSMIAIVDESCCCHVYMIATQQLLFTAENASSVSWHATYEDLLCYSGGGMLSIKLVPFPESSQPVIGSVVGFQKGHVFCLQANAMQSINVPLSHAMHQYIQNHMFNEAYNIACLGVPNSDWESLGFAALEELSLSVAKKAFQRIENVLFLELVDVLEEMLNQGDNASKALSVAEVYAYRGKFIDAARLYRSNGQSHRALTMYTDLRLFHKAQEYMDSEDVSDLIKKRAEWAQHINEPRVAAEMFLAAGDIKSAANIMAQNGWVDMLVETGRNLDKGASDNLYVVAQALISIGHLESATELYQKLGDQHAMVKMAVKMENWEQAFQLVKQNPEYKEEVYIPYAQQMARDNHFIEAHKAYHMGGQTESAARVLGVLIQNAIAEERFNDAAYLHWLLASQSLEISQTVDDIDQQQNWIESYNENEKYATIYFTFHIVHQSIHEVFSVCQPETLFNAAKIVLSLVENNVHPPKGISLFSVYLCLAKQGRLLGANKLARQMLDKIQNLKVPFKIQENVEVLTLLSRAGLNDSNEVTPLCYRCSHHFTPLSTVCNYCGHNLYHSFLTFEVVINVLEILPLVAFTIEDDITVEEALQLIESDVSSLEARPNDQENSQILRIENLSNLKDVFSNKSFEDDKNGKVVCNREDLKILQPLSVIVINRPKPLETLFFRNVMPDLHIQYCPHCYKLFYVDDLESQLISKALCSFCRSQLIDGNGTEPLKSIISSSSFSLE comes from the exons atgcgtaCAGTTCCCAAGTGGATTAACAAGATTCACGAGGCGGAAAAGACTGAATACTCTTG cGTGCAGAGTCTGTGCTATAGTCCCGATGGTACCCAGATGATAGTGGCGGCTAGTGAGCGGGTCATGGTATACGATCCTCAAGACGGCTCCTTGATCAGGCTGCTGAGAGGCCACAAGGACACTGTGTACTGCGTAGCTTATGCTAAGGACGGTCGAAAGTTTGCATCGGGGGGCGCCGACAAGATAGTCATAATCTGGACGTCGAAACTTGAAGGAGTGCTTAAATATTC ACACAACGAACCGCTGCAGTGTTTGGCCTACAATCCAATAACTCACCAGTTGACCTCGTGTGCCGTCTCCGACATTGCGTTTTGGTCTAATGAAGTTAAGGCTGTACAGAAACACCGTGTCAACGGGTCCGGGAGAATCACATGTTGCTCGTGGTCGTTGGACGGGCAATTGTTGGCCGTAGGCTTGTCTAACGGCTTTGTTTCAATAAGGGataag AATTGTGAAGAGAGGTTGAAAATTAGTCGAGAGGGTTGTCCCGTGTGGTCGGTGCTTTGGACGGAGAGTGCTCTTCTGGTCGGAGATTGGTCGGAGACGCTTTCGTTTTACAACGCGTCCGGTCAGCAAGTTATGAAGGATCGTCCTATTG GTTTGATGCCGGTGTGTTTGAATAGACTGGGCGAGTTGATTTTAGTGTGTGGCGTAAAAGGTTGGATCATCACCACCCTTGAAGGCGTTCCTGTACTGAAAAATTCCCAACAATGGGTCTGGTCCATAGAGCACTGCGACAACACCAACACTATA GCTCTGGGATGCTTGGACGGCACACTATGGTGCTATCAAATCGTCTTCAATAAAGTACACGGCTTGTACCACGAGAAGTATGCATACCGGGAGAATTTAACCGACGTCATAATTCACCACCTGACGTCGGGCACCAAAGTCAAAATCAAGTGCCACGACAAGGTGCAGAAGATAGCTATTTATAAACATCGTTTAGCC gtACAACTGCCCGAGCGTATAGTCATATATGAGCAGAGCGATACTGACGGTATGCTGTATCGCGTCAAGGAGAAGATACCCCAGAAAGCCGAATGTTCGTTGCTGGTGGCGACAAGCAGTGCTCTTCTGCTGTGCCAAGACGCCAAGCTGGTGATGATCGGAGGCAAGAATCTGGCATCGTGGAATGTGCCCGCTTCGATAAAATTCGTGAAAGTTACTACGGTTCAAAATAAAGAAGCACTATTGTTGGGACTCGCCAATGGAGAG ATATGGAAAGTCGACCTGGATGAAGCTTCCATGGAAGTGTTGGTGACTATTGAATCAGCGATCAGGTGCTTCGACTTGAGCTCTTCTAAATCGATGATAGCAATCGTGGACGAAAGTTGTTGTTGTCATGTTTATATGATAGCTACGCAGCAACTTCTTTTCACC GCGGAAAATGCTTCCTCGGTGTCTTGGCATGCGACGTATGAGGATTTGCTGTGTTACTCCGGCGGCGGCATGCTTTCGATCAAGCTGGTACCCTTTCCGGAGTCTTCGCAGCCGGTGATCGGATCAGTTGTCGGATTTCAGAAAGGCCACGTGTTCTGTCTGCAGGCCAATGCCATGCAATCGATAAACGTGCCTCTATCTCATGCGATGCATCAGTACATACAAAATCACATGTTCAA tGAGGCGTACAACATTGCCTGTCTGGGCGTTCCGAATTCCGATTGGGAGAGTTTGGGTTTTGCGGCTTTGGAAGAATTGTCGTTGAGCGTGGCCAAAAAGGCGTTTCAACGGATCGAGAATGTTTTATTTCTCGAATTGGTCGATGTGTTAGAG GAAATGTTAAATCAAGGCGATAATGCATCCAAAGCTCTCTCGGTAGCTGAAGTTTATGCATACCGAGGAAAGTTTATCGACGCTGCACGGCTATACCGATCCAACGGCCAATCACACCGAGCCCTCACAATGTACACGGATCTTAGACTGTTCCACAAGGCTCAA gaATACATGGATTCGGAAGATGTGTCGGATCTTATAAAAAAGAGAGCTGAATGGGCTCAGCATATAAACGAGCCTCGTGTGGCTGCTGAGATGTTTTTGGCAGCCGGAGACATAAAGAGTGCGGCGAATATTATGGCACAGAACGGTTGGGTCGACAT gTTGGTCGAAACGGGTCGTAATCTCGATAAGGGTGCGAGCGATAATTTATATGTGGTGGCTCAGGCTTTGATCTCGATCGGTCACTTGGAGTCGGCGACCGAGCTGTATCAAAAATTGGGAGATCAGCATGCAATGGTCAAGATGGCAGTTAAGATGGAAAATTGGGAGCAAGCGTTTCAATTGGTCAAACAGAATCCGGAATACAAGGAAGAGGTTTATATACCATATGCACAACAAATGGCTAGGGACAATCATTTTATCGAAGCTCATAAAG CATACCACATGGGCGGTCAGACGGAATCAGCCGCTAGAGTTTTGGGAGTTCTTATACAAAATGCCATCGCCGAAGAACGTTTCAACGACGCTGCTTACTTGCATTGGTTGCTTGCATCACAATCCTTAGAAATCTCCCAAACTGTGGACGATATTGA TCAACAACAGAATTGGATAGAATCgtataatgaaaatgaaaaatatgcaaCAATTTACTTTACTTTTCATATTGTGCATCAGTCTATACACGAAGTGTTTTCAGTTTGCCAACCGGAAACGTTGTTCAACGCGGCTAAAATTGTTCTTTCGCTCGTCGAAAACAATGTTCATCCGCCGAAAGGCATTTCTTTATt TTCGGTATATTTGTGTTTAGCAAAACAAGGCAGATTACTAGGCGCAAACAAACTGGCTCGTCAGATGCTGGACAAAATTCAGAACTTGAAAGTACCATTTAAGATACAg GAAAATGTAGAAGTTTTGACATTGCTCTCACGAGCTGGATTGAACGATAGTAACGAGGTTACGCCGTTGTGCTACAGATGTTCACATCATTTCACACCACTTTCAACAGTTTGCAACTACTGCGGACATAATTTGTACCATTCGTTTCTTACATTCG AAGTGGTTATTAATGTTTTAGAAATATTACCGTTGGTCGCATTCACTATAGAGGACGACATAACCGTGGAGGAGGCTTTACAGTTGATAGAATCTGATGTGTCTTCTCTCGAAGCTCGGCCAAACGACCAAGAAAATTCTCAGATATTGCGAATAGAGAATTTGTCTAATCTCAAAGACGTGTTCTCAAACAAATCGTTTGAa gATGATAAGAATGGTAAAGTTGTGTGCAACCGAGaagatttgaaaatattacagcCATTATCTGTGATAGTCATCAATCGTCCAAAACCATTGGAAACGTTATTTTTTCGCAACGTTATGCCCGACTTACACATACAGTATTGCCCTCAttgttacaag cTATTTTACGTGGATGATTTGGAATCGCAGCTGATTTCTAAAGCACTCTGCTCATTTTGTCGTAGTCAACTGATTGACGGGAATGGCACTGAACCGTTAAAATCCATTATTTCATCTTCGTCATTCTCtcttgaatga